GAGGGAGTTGCCAAGAGGtagataaatatttaaatttgtacGGCCATGCTTTGAAGTGCAATCAGGAAGCGGAGccaagaatttttgtttggggttAAGTAATTATGGTATTGAAACATTAGTCAGGACAAATTTTGTatgcatacacacacacatatatatgccAATAACggttttaagaattttttttagagtgatCACTAAAGAGAATTCacaaccacaatatttttcttgatactttttttaagaaaaagtaaaaataaagattattttaatgtaatgGGCTGAATGAGTTACAAAATTGAATGActaagcatttttatttttattttagagcatggttttttgttgaataatttattcacttgttgtttggtttagtcttgcttttatttcaattttttttgactaatttttattgttgttattaagcttttttttttttctttcttttctttttttggtttgaggggttaaggattatgtttgggggaaaaaattattttggagtaatgctacatttacaacattttcacaccAAATTATATACGACAAGCGGTTAGTAGTAGGtttaaaagtgatgttagtgttggcccaaattagaatcaataattGCTTACTacataggatttgttgtgaaattgttgcgGATGTATCATTACTCTCATTTTTGTTGAACTAATTCTTGTGATTTTCAAGTCAAGGTGTTCgacatttttatcaaaatgGTCATGATAGGTTAGtttagtatataattttttgtgtggcaaatatatatacattttttttgcaatgaCCACCCTAGCTTAGAGGTGGAGCTACCAGTGATATAAAAATGCATATATACTTTCAGTATGTATATTTACTAAATTTTTAGAACTTATTGTTGTCTGAATTCTAACGAAAATATAAAAGTTATCTAGTCTAGTTTGATATTAGATACGTAtaaaaatacactaaaaaaacttattatttgTTATCAAAGTTATGCTTAATgattaaaatttctttaaataaaattaatctattatcATGCACCTCCAGATAGAAAGTTTTATAAATGACCGAAtccaccaatatatatatatatatatatatatatatgtatgtatgtatataaaagaagaaaaaaaaagaaaaaagaaaaaagaaagaaagagagacttGTCTATGTATGTAAGGCATGTGACCACTAAGCCAGTCACCCAATTTTACTTTAAAGAGGATTATTGGACATTTTGGGGAGGGGACCAACTCCTAAACTTTCAAAGCTCCACCGCCCCTGGGTGCAGCAATTAAGTCTTGTTGGTGAGAATGTGCTAAAGAACCTGGTTGGTCTTCTTCCCCCATTGTGCCCGAGCTTATTCCTATTGCACCCAAACGAATCACAGGTAATTTAAGTTCATCTTACTTACTAATGCCTAAGAATTTACTGGGGTAGAAGATAAGTTCAAACCCAATATCATGAATTGGTTGGGAAGGGATGTTTGCAAAACTTATTGACCGAATTGTCTATCCAAATGAATAGAACAATTACAatgtaactaatttttttttattaaaaaaaaaaaaaaaaaatcttgaaaaccacaaataatccaaaattttagCAAATATAAGAGCAcgtttaacaataaaaaataaaatcatgaggaaaaaaaaaggacttatTTATGTGACCACTAAGCCTtgctcaatttattttttgataaaagaagggagtattatttatattagagtTTATACAATATAGCAAGTCCAAAAGCCTCCAAATGTCATATTCTACTGGTCCCGAGGTGATTCATATCCCATACAAAAGTTGGATATACAAAAGATGGGCATGTATCATAAACTTCCAAAATATTGTGTTGTTGACAATCCCTTTTAGCTAGTGCATTCGCACATCCATTAGCCTCACGGTATATGTAAAGTAAATGGACAGTTCATGCTCATGCCATAAGGTTCAACCTCGcacaattttacttttaagaGGATTATTGGACATACTGCACTCCTCTCCTCTAAACTATGATTGACAATGGGGCATATGAAAAATAAGTGCTCTATTTTTACTACCTCTATCATACATCTAATCTAGGGCACATATCATATTCTGGTTGAATTTTGGATTTATGGGTGGGTTTGGTTGGCATTAAGTTTTCTCATTTCTGCAATTCTCCAAAGAAAGAGTTTCAACATCTTCTGGATTTTTAGTTTCCTAAGTAGATTCCATTCACTCTTACTAATCCGTGTTCATAAATCTCTGTCTCCCTTTCAGTGAGATATGCTGATTTCACAGTGAATTCAACACATTTATTGGGGCACCAAATTAGTTTTGTCATTTGAGTCAATCCTGGGAAGGTGGATTCTGAGAATGCAAATGTGAAATGAcagtattgttttttttttttttttggagaagaaaatgacAGTATTGTGGTCAAATAATTGGGATACTTCTCTCATTAATTATTTGCTTTTGCATATTTCTCCTTATTTGCGTGTAGTAGTAAAACTCTGCATATAGTAATTAACACTATTAGCCTTCATTAGTCTAGggagttggaaaattttaatatttgaaagaaACTAAGTTTGAAAGTGTCACAATTAATTGTGACACTTTCAAACTTagtttcttttactattttttgtaaccaaaaaaaaaaatcataaagcaAAATGTTCTAAGGAAAAGTCAGTAGTAGAGATTCCTGCTTCAAGAGATcgcaaaataaatatatttataacgCACCTATTTCCATGTTCTTATCTAATACaattttcaaactttgaagatgaagaatatATATAGTAAGATCCTATTACCTAACCCTTTCAAAAAGATGCTCCTAATCTATACATATATTAGGTGGAAATCATAGAGAAACgtctaaaaataaacatggCGTTGAAATCATGACATATGGATATGAATATGATTCTATGTTTTCTACACCTCAGCTTGCCTTTGGCTTGATCAAGGTCATATCTTATATTATTTTGGATAAGttgtaagaaaaattataatatttattattgtgtCTATAAGATTATTGTTAAAAtccttttatttaatttcttattgGACCCCTTCATTTGAATCTTCAATTGGAAAAGAATTAAACTATATGTGTGACACTCATACCAAATCTTGAGTTTGTCTATGTCATGTCAAGGgtatttaaatcatttttggTTTATGAAATTTGGATGCAGACCTTACTTTACAGGGTATTTATTGACTATAAGAACAAATATACGTAGCATAAAAGATATTACCTTTGTTtgtcattatatatttttttcaaacaattatacTAGTTTATGTACAAATGGGAATTTAAAAAACCTTTTGTTCCTTCCATTCTAAGCAATTAATCTATGTTATTACTAACTAATGAATATCATATATCTTTACCGGTTATAAGCTGCATAATATGATGATATATACTTTCAAAGTAAGATAAATAAAGTGATTTCATGCatgtaaattgtaatatttcTCATAATTGCTGAAACTTTTGTAAGCTTTGCTATTAATATGTTAGTTTTAATATAGAAATGCGTCATGAACATGTTACAAGAGCATCTTCCAACCACAGGGATTGAAATACTACTTgaatttttgccatttttgccATTAGGAAATAGGAATGtctaacataaaataattttgtaaaacaTCTATTGCTGAACTAATTTGACTTTTGATCCAATTTAGTTGAAAATAGGTTAAAagtaaaattctaaaatattcgTTGGAAAAGAATCTTGAAATTCTTTTGGCACGTTAGATCAAGTTTACTTGCTCAATGGAAAAGTCTAGgaatgaaaattcaaattctccACCCTATCAAATCATTAAAAACAGAGGTTGGTATGTCTGAGTCCGACCAATAGTTGTTGCTTTTACTACATGAATTTCCTGCTGAGCCATTAGCTTCACTTTCATCTATGAAGCCAAGACGCCACAACCTTAAGCCATGGTAGATAATCCCTATTCCCATAAAGCTTTTTAGGCTGCTATGACTATGATACAGAGAATCAAAAGTGTCAATGCATTAGGTAGCTGGACAGACAAGAGAGAAGAACCAAGAACCACTACGTAATTAAATAACACGTTAACAACTACATTATCATGGTTTTCAGTTCAGACAGTAGTTGGTAACACATAAGGGTGTTCAGGATTGACTTTCCTTTCTTTAACAATAACTTtcaacccccaaaaaaagaaccaaataatttatgacaTTCCTAACCTCTCGTACCCTTTCGGTGCCTATATAACATAGAACATGCTTCAAAGTTCTCTACCACTTTCACTAACTCCCTTGATTTCTAAACACCTAGCTACAaggcttttgatttttaaacatGGCCATGAGAATTGCTCTTCTAATTCTAGCTCTGGCCACACCAGTGGTCTATGGAGCACAACACGTTGTTGGTGGTAACCAGGGTTGGAGTCAAACAACTGACTACGCCACCTGGACTGCTGCTCAAACATTTGCAGTTGGTGACACCCTTTGTAAGTTGTTTATTACTCTTTGGATCACACTCAAAATTCAGATTTCAGAtcatataaatttgtttttttccttttcaaaacatctaaaaattaacaaattgcTAAACGGTAGTCTCAAACTAGAAGAATGTATCTGACACACTAAAGATAATTATTGCACAAGAAAAACTTGGTAATATATGAAGAGTTTTGACCATATCTGTATGTTGAATTTAGAACTAGCTGAAGTCTTCTGTATAGGTTAATGTTCCTGCTCTTGTTTGGCTGTGTCTCACCAAATTAGAATTTTGAAGCACACACTACAGAAATAATTTATACCTACACAATACACAAAGATTGATTAAAGCAGTTTGGCATGGAAAAGGTGAAAACGTTAACATTGATTATGTAGTAtgcaatattatattatattaaaagttATGCATATATTATgctgatataaaaaataagtactATATACACGTAAGAATCTCACTATTTGTCTTCCTTATTTGACAACCTTGACAACTTGTAATTCTTATGTCTACCCTATACAATAGGAGTCCAAGTTTTGTGTcaattaaatattctttctttccttcaaaacttttcaaacaATAAAAGAATCCATGGCCTCAACTTTGCATTATTTCCAAcacctaaatttttttgaactcCTAGTTTCTCTGATTGTCTCTTATTTCTAACTAGACTAGTACACCAACTAGGCTATTACACCTAAAGTTATGGTTGATTCATATCAAATTGATGTTtaactcattaattttttatattagaagaatgattaagtgattaaattcacatttttttaactatttaaatCTTTTGTATTGTTAACCTgttaagtaattaaattcataatttcttaataatttaaactttttcaacaaattgataatttatcaattattataaccAACCGCTTTTGGGACTTCAGGAATAGATTTTCAACCTTCTAGCCTTGAATCAAGGCATTTCTCTATCCCCTTACCTACCACCAATTAGCGTATGAGATTTGGCCTCTTGACtctcttgaaggagtatttgGCTAGTTGTTAATCAATTGCTATCACTAGCTACAAGACCTTTGAAAGTGGTCCTCAATTAATCATATATGGGTCAATGACAAAACCTAGAGCCAGCCACCATTACAAGAAGTGGTTTAGCTTTTCCAACTACtccactttgtttttttttattattctaattATATGATATTGTCATACATGGAGCTACcatatactatattttattagttttctagTGCTTTAATTTAgctttttctatcatcattCTAAATTTCTCTTTGGACCGACCAACCAATATTGATTGAACACATGGGTTTCATTAGCTAGCTTACAAAAACTAAACCTCATTAGTAGATTAAAAATACATACATTGTTTGTTTGACAAAACATACTAACTATAGTTTTAATAACATTCAAAAAACAGTGTTCACCTATGACTCTACCCACCAAGTGGATGAAGTAAATCAAGCTGACTACAACAGTTGCAGCTCTAGCAATGCCATCAAAAATTACAATGGTGGAAGCACAACAATCACTTTAACCACTGCTGGCCCAATGTACTTCATATGCCCCACATCTGGTCACTGTGCTCAAGGTATGAAACTATCGATCACTGTTGGAGCAGCTAATGGCACCACCCCAAGCGGCTCACCCACCGCCCCAACCGGTACACCGCCCTCCACCGTCACCGcctcacctccaccaccaccaaagaGTGGAGTGGCTAGTATTTCTTGTAACATGAACAATTTGATGTTTGGGTTTTTGCTTGTGTTTGTGACCATGTTTGCATACATGGGCTAGGCAAGAGGCAGTGCTAAGCTATTGGCGTAAATTATTGTTTCTGTTGGTTTGTTGAATTATTATACTGTGTTATCATTATTGAACGTGAGATGTAGCTGTTGATATCATGTTATCAATGAATAATTGGCCCTTACgagaatttgtgattttttttattatattgtgcTATCATTATTGAATGTGAGATATAGCTGTCGATATCATGTTATCAATGAATAATTGGCCCTTACgagaatttgtgatttttttcttctttttaatatgCTTTTTGACTTTGATTTCACTTGCGAGTCTAAATATATAGTGTATTCTTTTGTGTAGAAATTATTATCTCTTGCACACTCATTAGCAAAATTTGTTTCTAGCATTGATTATTATCTAGCTTGGATTGAAGATAGTTCTtgttttttacaacaatttacAACAAGCTCTTCTCCATGTTGTATCTGTTATTTCTTGAATAAAGCTTGCTatctttctctaaaaaaaaaaaatgttattatctATTGCAAATTTACTCATGTGTTAGCGTttcttctcataaaaataaatcatgtGTTAGTGGCAAAATGATATCATATTTCAAACGTATGTATACACCCGAAATATGATATACATGTTAACCACCATGGAGGTAGATCTAGTGTATGTATTATTTTTAACCACCATGCAGGTTGATCTAGTGTATGTATTATTGTCTTGTTTTCATATATATTGAAATGGGTTAGGTAAGAGGTAGGCAATGATATTGATGTTTAATGTTGCTGGTGGGTTTGTTGAATTgtgtaatttattattgaacAGAAGATGTAAACTTTctgtcaatatatatatgtcttAGGAATGAAAAATTGGTCCTTAATTAATTACGTGACTTTGTAATGTTTATAATATTCTTTATGACTTTGAATTTATTGGTGAGTCTTAAATATCCTCTTTTTCTAATCATCTGGTGCATGCATGTGTTAGCTAGGCTGTTAGCCTACCGTGTAGCTCCTGTAGTGTAATGTAATATTATATTGTCTTgtttaattacattttctttgataattcaaatacatattttattttaaatcattaGAATGATCAAAGAGCCTACCTGTGTGAGAAACTTATATGCTAATTGTTGTAAAAGCGGAAGCTTTAATACCAATGTGTTGAGAATAGCAGAAGCATGAATATCTATTTGTTGTGTGTGTATCCAAATAATAGTGGGTTTatgcaaaatagaaatagaacGACAAAAGAAACAATCACACGGGAACACAAtgatttacgtggttcggcttTTGGCCTACGTTCACGGGCGGTGTCGAGGAGAAAGTTTCactaacaaaagaaagagattacAAAGATGGGACCAAAACACTctcacaaaacccaaaccccaaatACACCCAAAAGAGCTCTCAATCACCAGAAGCACGTGACTAGAGGAAACctaaatttctctctcaaaacaaaGCACGGCTTAGAACTCTAAATAATATGCGGCTGCCTTTTTCTCACTTACTTCCTCAATTGCTGCATAACAAATATACTTATATAAGTATAAGTCGGATAGGGTAAATAATGAGAGCATATCACAAAGTCAGCAAAACATAGTCCTATTAGTTCTAGGACTTGGTCAACTCCTTTGACCAAATTAAAAGCCACATaacaacaaatctccaccttggcttgaatttgGTCAAGCCCCACAAACAAAACTTCTCCACTGCCAAACCAAAACCCCTAAGGGCTATCACAAACTGCAAATGCCAATCAAGTCCAAGCAATGCTTGAACTTATGTAGAGGAACCGGCTTGGTCATTATATCTGTTGGATTATCTGCTGTAGCAACCTTTCTGACTGCAACTATGCCCTTAAATAAAGTCTCACGAATGAAGTTATATTTGACAGAGTGTGTTTAGATTTCTCATGATACATCAGATTTTTAGTCAAATGTATGGCACTCTGATTATCACAAAATATAACAGAATCATCTTGTTGTAAACCCAGATCACCAACCAAAACCTTCAACCAAATAGCTTCCTTCACTGCCTCTGTTGCTGCCATATACTCTGCCTCTGTAGTAGACAAAGCAACTGTTGATTGTAACGTTGCTTTCCAACTGATGACACTACCAGATAATGTGAAAACATAACTTGTCAGAGATTTCCTCTTATCCAAATCACAAGCAAAATCAGAATCAACATATCCAATAACACTGCACTAGAATAAGGGACATGAGACATGTACTCCTTTTCCTCCTTAGACTTTGATGACAAAGCCGCTGAAAGCTTAAAATGTGCAACGTTGCTTTCCAACTGATGACACTACCAGATAATGTGAAAACATAACTTGTCAGAGATTTCCTCTTATCCAAATCACAAGCAAAATCAGAATCAACATATCCAATAACACTGCACTAGAATAAGGGACATGAGACATGTACTCCTTTTCCTCCTTAGACTTTGATGACAAAGCCGCTGAAAGCTTAAAATGTGCTGCTAATGGAGTACTCACTGGCTTAGATTGCTGCATATTGAAACGTTCAAGTACTTTCTCAATATAATTCTTTTGTGACAGAAATAACTTGCCAGCTTGTCGGTCTCTGTGAATCTCCATTCCCAAAATCTTCTTAACTGCACCcaaatctttcatctcaaattcaCCACTAAGCAacttgttggggagataaacaccttgaggagcttccttgagtaattaatataacatatagagacacactttaacccaaaaggcctaagcccaatgggtatgtgctcaattatgttatattaaccacttattcttctcatctttattcaatgtgggacttcactgacacgtgtaacccaacactaattaattatttagcCACCGACCGTAAAGTCttaataatatacatatatatatatataaatatatatatatatatatatatatatttatatataagacGACGACAACaacaaagtaataaagatttttcttataaaaaaaaagtaataaagatTTCATACTCTGGACATCTCGTTAACCAGagggaaaatatatatatttcaagttgtttttgattttttttttttttttaaatgttacaTATGGGGGAAGAAACACCTAAGATTATGAATGAAAGATGGCATTAtagtaatttattttgaatgcAGTTGCAAAATGTAGAAAAAATTATAAGGGTTTTATGTGCACATACCTAGGTAGAATGAATCACAAACTAGTTCGATATTGCTTTTTGCTTGTTTTACAAACTTGTCCTTACGATTTCTTCACCTTTTGGACCACCTTCAAGTCACCGGATAGGCTATTTAATTAAGTCTCTCCTAATTAGTAGGACATCTATCATATGAGTTTTTAAATACAAATAGAGATAAATCCACTATCACATGAATGGTCCCTAAAAATACTCAACAATTAAGTTAAAATCACTCCACTGCTGATCTTATCAGATTACTTATATGGACGATTCATGGGCCATAGATTAACAGAAATTGTCATGATCTCCTCTCCTACAAGCATCACATAGaataaaatagttaaatttATACAGATTAATCAAAAgattaaattctttaaaattaatttatgtcatttttatattatgaaTTAGTTAAATTTATAAGCACGTTAATCATATAAAATGTACTATCACTACCAAAAAAAGTCCTACAGCTGCGTTTTTAAAACTTGGCTATAGGTCAATTCAAGCTATGGCCGCATTTGTTTCTAGTCGTTGCCTAAAACCCGTAACTATAGGTCTGATgggtctatagccacgtttttacaAATGCGGCTATAGGCCAGGACCAATGGCCGCGTTTTTAgaaacgtggctataggacATACTTTAGCCGCGTTTGTAAAAGGCGGCTATAGGGGACAGCTATAGCCGTGTTTTATAAATGTGGCTATAGGTCTTATCTTCATGCCGTGTTTTTAAACCGTGACTATAGGTTATACATTGCTCGCCTGTAGAACATGTTTTAGTTGCGTGTGGGACATGTTttagccacgtttttaaaacaCGACTATAGGGGACAACTACAGCCACattttaaaaacgtggctataatccttttgttttttttgttttttgtttctttttttaatttggctatagccacgtttttaaaacacatctatagggttttttttttttttttttgggcaaatgGCAAATGCCTGTCTACTAACACTGCTATAAGTTTTACAAACGCGGCTATAGGAAACCTGTCACACACTAAATTCCATACAGGAAATTGGATATCCAAGAAGATATTAAAAAAGGAATTGAATGCAACAAATAACAAGCTGGAATTTTCTCAAATATAATGTGAATCACAATGTTGATTCAATCTCCATGGGAAATTATCAATCTTTAAGGAATATGGAGTTCAATACCTTGTGATTTTCGTGAATCTGGCACAGAGGAACTGCGAGTAATTTAAGGTTTTTCGATACGATAAACTTCCGACTACAAACAATAAAATCACAAGACGTAATTTTCCAAAGACATCAAAACCCAGAATGGTTTAAAGCAGACCAACTACCTTAGGACATTTTACATTATGTGGCAAGTATCAAATACAATATTCATACTAACATAATTGCAATGAGAATACTAATATGAAAGCGATAAACTGAAAGGACCTTTCTGATACCTCCCATCCAATCCCATCACCACTTTCATTGGCAAAAAGCTTTCTTGACAGCTTACGTCTGAATCCATCAATATCTATACATTCAATTCAAAAGGTTCCCAGTTTAGCAAACCCTTAGAAAAATAACCCATGACTAAACATGATTCACCTTTCCTATTTAATGTATGATGATCTGTCCATCTACCTGATTCACCCTGTCTCAAGCAGCTACCAGGAAGCTTAAAGATGGAATTCCTTACTTGCAACAGCAACAAATGTGGATGTTTGAACAACTCAACCTGAAAAGATGCATCTTTTCAGTATAGTCTAATATTCCAGAATATCTCACTAAATGTTACACAAATCAtactattttaggaaaaaccTCATGGATACTTAAAACTATTAATGAAGAAAAGAGAATCCAcataaaagatatcaatttttCATATCCCTAACCCCCTcctcaaaagaacaaaaagctgactaataaaagataaatcatgtataaaaatttccttaatgattaatatataatatggtCTTTATAATTTAGAGTTCTATCAT
The DNA window shown above is from Quercus lobata isolate SW786 chromosome 7, ValleyOak3.0 Primary Assembly, whole genome shotgun sequence and carries:
- the LOC115953535 gene encoding uclacyanin-3-like is translated as MAMRIALLILALATPVVYGAQHVVGGNQGWSQTTDYATWTAAQTFAVGDTLLFTYDSTHQVDEVNQADYNSCSSSNAIKNYNGGSTTITLTTAGPMYFICPTSGHCAQGMKLSITVGAANGTTPSGSPTAPTGTPPSTVTASPPPPPKSGVASISCNMNNLMFGFLLVFVTMFAYMG